Within the Rosa rugosa chromosome 2, drRosRugo1.1, whole genome shotgun sequence genome, the region GGCCAAAGATTTCTCAAATGTTGCAGCTGTTGAATATGCCGATGGTTTGGCAACTGCAGATAGTGCTCCCAGAACGGTTTACGGTACTCTCACAGAGATGAACTCAGCTGGTGATCCCAACACCAATTACAATGTGACCTGGGAGTTCAAAGTGGATTCAGGATTTCAATACCTTGTTCGCTTTCACTTTTGCGACATAGTAAGTAAAGGTCTAAATCAGCTTTACTTCAATGTGTATTTTGACTCTTGGATTGTTGCTCAAGATCTTGATCTGAGTACTATAGCAGTTAACAAGTTAGCTACACCATATTACTCGGATTATGTTACAACATCAGTTGTCAGCGATACAATTCGTATTAGTATTGGTCCTTCCTCTGTGAATAATGCTTATCCCAATGCCATTCTAAATGGGCTTGAGATTATGAAAATGAACAACTCAGATGGCCACCTTGGTGGAGCAAGCGGTGCAGTTAATTCAAATTCAAGTTCAAAAAGTAATGTCGGAGTTATAGTGGGTGCCACTGTTGGATCGCTTATTGCAGTGGTGTTGGCTGCTATTCTCTTTCTTCTGTGCAGAAGAAGGAAGGATAAGGCAAATCAGGGTCATTCTAAGACATGGGCTCCTTTCTCCATGAATGGAACCAATTCTCACACCATGGGAAGCAAGTACTCATACGGAACAACTGCTAGTGCTGCTTCAAACTACCAGTATCGCTTTCCTTTTGGGGTAGTTCAAGAGGCTACAAACAACTTTGACGAGAGTTGGGTTATCGGAATTGGTGGTTTTGGGAAGGTTTACAAAGGAGAATTTAATGATGGAACTAAAGTAGCTGTCAAGAGGGGAAACCCACGGTCTCAACAGGGGCTTGCAGAGTTCAGGACCGAAATTGAGATGCTTTCTCAATTCCGTCATCGCCATCTTGTGTCATTGATTGGGTATTGTGATGACAAGAGTGAGATGATTCTGATATACGAATATATGGAGAATGGGACCTTGAAGAGTCATCTCTATGGCTCTGGTCTACCCAGCTTAAGCTGGAAGGCAAGGCTTGAAATATGCATTGGATCAGCTAGAGGACTTCACTACCTTCACACTGGTGATGCAAAAGCAGTTATTCATCGCGATGTGAAGTCTGCGAATATCTTGCTTGATGAGAACCTCATGGCCAAGGTTGCTGATTTTGGGCTTTCCAAGACTGGTCCAGAACTTGATCAGACCCATGTGAGTACTGCAGTGAAAGGGAGTTTCGGATACCTTGACCCTGAATATTTTAGAAGGCAACAACTGACAGAGAAATCAGATGTGTATTCATTCGGGGTGGTTTTGTTTGAGGTTCTTTGTGCAAGACCTGTCATAGATCCATCCCTGCCCAGGGAAATGGTGAACTTGGCTGAGTGGGCGATGAAATGGCAGAAGAAAGGGCAGTTGGAGCAAATCATAGATCCTACACTTGCGGGAAAAATACGACCAGATTCTCTcagaaaatttgcagaaaccgcGGAGAAATGCTTGGCTGACTATGGTGTTGACAGGCCCTCAATGGGAGATGTCTTGTGGAATCTGGAGTATGCCCTTCAACTTCAAGAGGCAGTAATTCAAGATCCTGAAGACAACAGTA harbors:
- the LOC133729064 gene encoding receptor-like protein kinase HERK 1; translated protein: MMGHRKFDLCIWVLSILSLGCCCSGFTPVDNYLIDCGSLANTSVGNRVYLADKLASNFLSTPKDVLANSPLKSITSFDDSPLYQTARIFTGSSKYTFSISLTGRHWIRLYFYPFVSGSYDLSKAKFSVSTQNYGLLSDFSVQNSSVMKEFSVNVTSGSLVVTFTPSSGSFAFLNAIEVVSVPDALITDDATTTTPGKFQGLMSQALETTWRVNMGGPLVSFENDTLWRTWVPDQDYLVSKNLAKDFSNVAAVEYADGLATADSAPRTVYGTLTEMNSAGDPNTNYNVTWEFKVDSGFQYLVRFHFCDIVSKGLNQLYFNVYFDSWIVAQDLDLSTIAVNKLATPYYSDYVTTSVVSDTIRISIGPSSVNNAYPNAILNGLEIMKMNNSDGHLGGASGAVNSNSSSKSNVGVIVGATVGSLIAVVLAAILFLLCRRRKDKANQGHSKTWAPFSMNGTNSHTMGSKYSYGTTASAASNYQYRFPFGVVQEATNNFDESWVIGIGGFGKVYKGEFNDGTKVAVKRGNPRSQQGLAEFRTEIEMLSQFRHRHLVSLIGYCDDKSEMILIYEYMENGTLKSHLYGSGLPSLSWKARLEICIGSARGLHYLHTGDAKAVIHRDVKSANILLDENLMAKVADFGLSKTGPELDQTHVSTAVKGSFGYLDPEYFRRQQLTEKSDVYSFGVVLFEVLCARPVIDPSLPREMVNLAEWAMKWQKKGQLEQIIDPTLAGKIRPDSLRKFAETAEKCLADYGVDRPSMGDVLWNLEYALQLQEAVIQDPEDNSTNMIGELSPQVNNFNHIDTTGSPGQFEVSSVDDLSGVSMSRVFSQLVKSEGR